Part of the Sinorhizobium terangae genome is shown below.
GGTGGTGGGACCGTCCGGGGCAGGCAAGTCGACGTTGTCGCGGCTGCTTTACCGCTTCTACGATGTCCAGGATGGGTCGATCACCGTAGATGGACAGGACGTTCGCGACGTGACGCAGAAAAGCCTGCGCGCGGTCATCGGTATGGTCCCGCAGGACACGGTGCTCTTCAACGATACGATCGCCTACAACATCCGCTATGGTCGCATCGAAGCATCCGACTCTGAGGTCGAGGCGGCTGCCGAGGCGGCGCAGATTGCGCAGTTCATCCGCGGTCTTCCGGACGGTTTCCGGGCCATGGTGGGTGAGCGCGGGCTGAAACTTTCAGGTGGCGAGAAGCAGCGCGTGGCGATCGCGCGCACGATCCTGAAGGCGCCGCCGATCCTGATCCTCGACGAGGCGACATCCGCGCTCGATACCAAGACGGAACAGGAAATTCAGGCGGCACTGGACATCGTGTCCCGCAACCGCACGACGCTCGTCATCGCCCACCGCCTGTCGACGGTCATCCATGCGGACGAAATCATCGTCCTCAAGGACGGCGTGATCGCCGAGCGCGGTACACATGGAGAACTGATCGATCGCGAGGGCCTTTATGCTTCCATGTGGAGCCGCCAGCGCGAAGCAACTCAGGCGGAAGAGCAGCTGAAGCGGGTGCGCGAGAGCGACGATCTGGGCATCATCGACCGTGGCCAACCAGCCGCGTGACGATGGACGGTGAATGCGCGGCCTGGCACCAATCTTTCGACGTTGCCGGACTCCGGGATTCGCGCTAGGTCACATGCCACGTCAAATCTGGAGTAGAGTTCATGAGCTTGGTCAACACGGTGCGAAACACGCTCGTTCCGGTGCACAAGGAAGGCTACCGCTTCATTGCGATCTTCTTCGTTGTGTCGCTGGTGCTTGGCTTACTGTGGGAACCGCTGATGTGGCTCGGTTTCCTGCTGACCGCCTGGTGCGCCTACTTCTTCCGCGATCCCGAACGCATGACGCCGATCGACGACGACCTCGTGATCAGCCCGGCCGACGGCCGTGTCTCCTCGATTGCCGTGATGACCCCGCCGGATGAACTGGGCCTGGGGTCGACGCCCATGCTGCGCATCTCGGTTTTCATGAACGTCTTCAATTGCCATGTGAACCGCGCTCCGATGAGCGGAACCGTGCGCCGCATCGCCTATCGGGCCGGTAAGTTCGTAAACGCCGAGCTCGACAAGGCCAGCCACGAAAACGAACGCAACGGCCTCGTCATCGAGACGAAGCACGGCGAAATCGGCGTGGTCCAGATTGCCGGCCTGGTCGCGCGGCGCATTCTCTGCTGGACCGCACAAAACGCCTCGCTCGAAGCGGGCGAGCGCTTCGGTCTCATCCGGTTCGGTTCCCGGCTTGATGTGTTTCTGCCGGAAGGAGCCGAGCCGCGCGTCAGCGTCGGGCAGACCGCCGTCGCCGGCGAAACGGTGCTTGCTGAATTCGGCTCCGCGAAGGGGCCGGTTGTCAGCCGCCGCGCATAAGGAGCCGTCATGGAAGAACCCCAGCAGGAAAAGCCTACGGAAACAGTGCAACCGCCGGCGGAGACGGACGGATCGAACGACAAGGCGCGCGGGCCGCGCCTGCGCGAAATTCCGCTGCGCCTGATGATCCCCAACATGATCACTGTGCTCGCGATCTGCGCCGGCCTCTCCGGCATCCGGCTCGCTTTCGAGAACCGCGTCGAACTGGCCGTCGCCATGGTGCTGTTTGCAGCGTTCCTCGACGGTATCGATGGACGGGTCGCGCGGCTGCTCAAGGCGACGTCGAGCTTCGGCGGCCAGATGGATTCACTCGCGGACATCATCAATTTCGGCGTCGCGCCGGCACTGGTTCTTTATGTCTTCGTGCTGGATCAGGCGCGGTCGATCGGCTGGATCGCCGCCCTGATCTACGCGATTGCTACCGGATTGCGGCTGGCACGCTTCAACGTCATGGCCGAGCGCCAGGTCAAGGCATCCTGGCAGTCGGAATACTTCGTCGGCGTCCCGGCACCTGCCGGCGCCATGCTGGTGTTGCTGCCGGTCTATCTCGGTCTGCTCGGCCTTGCGCCGGATCGGCTGTTTGCGCTTATCGCGTCGGCCTATACAGTGCTGATCGCCTTCCTTCTGGTCAGCCGCCTGCCGGTCTGGTCCGGCAAGTCGGAGAACCGCGTGCGCCGCGATCTCGTCCTGCCGGCGATCCTCGTCGTCGTCTTCTATGTCGCGACGCTGATGACCTATACATGGGAAACGATGGTGGTGACGGCGCTCGCCTATCTGATCAGCCTGCCGTTCGGCGCCCGCTCCTGGCAGCGCAAATATGGCGACTGGCCGGCACACCCGGCGCAGGGGGGCGATGGGCTGCCGGGCGATAACGACTGACAGGAAGGCCTCGTAAAAAGGGCCTCGTAATAAAAGAAGAAGCCACCACGGATGACCGTGGTGGCTTTCTTTTTCGCTTGAATTTCCCGGAATTGCTCCGGTTATTCCGGCATCCGATAGTCGACGATCCTGTTTTCGCGAACCAGGAACAGTTTGCCGGTCTCGGTCTGGTCTGGCCCGAGAAGCGGAATCAGCGCGGCCGCGACCTCGGACGG
Proteins encoded:
- a CDS encoding phosphatidylserine decarboxylase → MSLVNTVRNTLVPVHKEGYRFIAIFFVVSLVLGLLWEPLMWLGFLLTAWCAYFFRDPERMTPIDDDLVISPADGRVSSIAVMTPPDELGLGSTPMLRISVFMNVFNCHVNRAPMSGTVRRIAYRAGKFVNAELDKASHENERNGLVIETKHGEIGVVQIAGLVARRILCWTAQNASLEAGERFGLIRFGSRLDVFLPEGAEPRVSVGQTAVAGETVLAEFGSAKGPVVSRRA
- a CDS encoding CDP-alcohol phosphatidyltransferase family protein produces the protein MEEPQQEKPTETVQPPAETDGSNDKARGPRLREIPLRLMIPNMITVLAICAGLSGIRLAFENRVELAVAMVLFAAFLDGIDGRVARLLKATSSFGGQMDSLADIINFGVAPALVLYVFVLDQARSIGWIAALIYAIATGLRLARFNVMAERQVKASWQSEYFVGVPAPAGAMLVLLPVYLGLLGLAPDRLFALIASAYTVLIAFLLVSRLPVWSGKSENRVRRDLVLPAILVVVFYVATLMTYTWETMVVTALAYLISLPFGARSWQRKYGDWPAHPAQGGDGLPGDND